One region of Zootoca vivipara chromosome 7, rZooViv1.1, whole genome shotgun sequence genomic DNA includes:
- the RO60 gene encoding RNA-binding protein RO60, which translates to MEVATSQTQPCNEKQLPNSEGGYVWQVTDMNRLRRFLCFGSEGGTYYIKEQKLGFENADALLRIIEDGRGCDVVQEIKTFSQEGRAAKQEPALFALAVCSQCSDSKTKQAAYKAVPEVCRTPTHLFTFIQFKKDLKEGMKCGIWGRALRKAVAEWYNGKNDMAIALAVTKYKKRNGWCHKDLLRLSHLKPANEGLAVVIKYVMKGWKEVQEAYKDSKLSPETEKLLKYLEAVERVKHTKDELEVIHLIEEYSLVREHLLTNHLKSKEVWKALLQEMLLTTMLRNLGKMTANSVLEPGSPEVAAVCERLTNEKLLKKARIHPFHVLVALENYKGERGYRGKLRWQPDNDILEALDASFYKTFKTVEPTGKRFMLAIDVSDSMFQKVLGSVLNASTVAATMCMVVARTEKDSHIVAFSHEMVPCSVTEDMTLPQVLRKMSEIPMGATDCSLPMLWAQKTGVAVDVFIVLTDNETFAGDTHPATALRTYRERMGIPSKLIVCGLTSNSFTIADPDDRGMLDIHGFDTGAPDVIRNFTLDLI; encoded by the exons ATGGAAGTAGCAACAAGTCAAACGCAACCTTGCAATGAAAAGCAGCTGCCAAATTCTGAAGGTGGATACGTGTGGCAGGTTACTGACATGAATCGACTGCGTCGTTTCTTGTGTTTTGGTTCTGAGGGAGGTACTTACTACATCAAGGAACAAAAGTTGGGCTTTGAAAATGCTGATGCTCTGCTGAGGATTATTGAAGATGGCAGAGGCTGTGACGTAGTACAGGAAATAAAGACATTCAGTCAAGAAGGAAGGGCAGCAAAACAGGAGCCAGCATTGTTTGCACTTGCCGTTTGTTCACAGTGTTCtgattcaaaaacaaaacaagcagcttATAAGGCTGTCCCTGAAGTTTGTCGTACACCAACCCATCTCTTCACTTTCATTCAGTTTAAAAAGGATCTGAAGGAGGGCATGAAATGTGGCATTTGGGGCCGTGCCCTAAGAAAAGCTGTTGCGGAGTGGTACAATGGGAAGAATGACATGGCTATTGCTTTAGCAGTGacaaaatataagaaaagaaaTGGCTGGTGTCATAAAGATCTTCTCAGGTTATCCCATCTAAAGCCTGCAAATGAAG GCCTTGCCGTAGTCATTAAGTATGTAATGAAAGGGTGGAAGGAAGTCCAAGAAGCATATAAAGACAGCAAGCTTTCTCCTGAGACTGAAAAACTGTTAAAATATTTGGAGGCAGTGGAGAGGGTAAAGCATACAAAGGATGAACTGGAAGTGATTCATTTGATAGAAGAATATAGTTTAGTTAGGGAACACCTTCTGACAAATCATTTGAAATCTAAAGAG GTGTGGAAAGCATTGTTACAGGAGATGCTTTTAACAACAATGTTGAGGAATCTAGGAAAGATGACAGCAAATTCTGTTCTTGAACCAGGAAGCCCAGAAGTAGCAGCAGTTTGTGAAAGACTAACAAACGAAAAACTTCTTAAAAAG GCTCGAATACATCCATTCCATGTTTTGGTTGCACTAGAAAACTACAAAGGAGAACGTGGTTATCGGGGGAAACTTCGCTGGCAACCTGATAATGACATTTTGGAAGCACTTGATGCCTCATTTTACAAGACCTTCAAG ACAGTGGAGCCAACAGGGAAGCGTTTCATGCTTGCAATTGATGTCAGTGACTCTATGTTCCAAAAAGTTTTGGGTAGTGTGCTGAATGCAAGTACAGTTGCTGCAACAATGTGTATG GTTGTTgcacgaactgaaaaagattctcATATTGTTGCCTTTTCCCATGAAATGGTCCCTTGCTCGGTGACTGAGGACATGACATTACCTCAAGTGTTACGTAAGATGTCTGAG ATTCCAATGGGTGCCACAGATTGTTCTCTTCCAATGCTATGGGCTCAGAAGACAGGCGTAGCTGTTGATGTCTTTATTGTGTTAACAGATAATGAGACATTTGCTGGAGATACTCATCCTGCCACAGCCTTGAGGACGTATAGAGAG aGAATGGGTATCCCATCCAAGCTGATAGTTTGTGGATTGACATCCAACAGCTTTACCATTGCAGACCCAGATGACAGAGGCATGCTGGACATACATGGCTTTGACACAGGAGCACCAGATGTCATTCGAAACTTCActttggatttgatttaa